The following DNA comes from Blastocatellia bacterium.
TGTTTATTTGGATTAATTGTAATAACAACTAAAACACCAAAATCAAGCCAAGCCTTAACTTTTCTTTGCACTTTTTTTGGATAATCATCAGGTGAAGTAACTTCAACAACTAAATCTGGTGCAACTGTAGAATATTTATCAACTAACTCTTCTTCTTTAAGACGACTTTTCCTAGTAAAACTAACGTCAGGTGCTATTACAGTGTCAGGATTGGATTTGAGTTTATAACCTGTTTCTGCACCACAAACTATACCCAAATCATTTTCATAAACATAGTAACCAAAATAACTTGTAAATCTGCCAATAGCAGCACCATGTTTTTCACCTGCTGGGGACATTTGTTTAAGTTCTCCTTCGATTAATTCATATCTAAACCCATCTCCATGAAGTTTTAACAATTCATCTGCTGTCATTAAAGTTTTTACTGTTGACATAAAATCCCCTTTTTTAGAGCTAATATTAGGGTTAAGAAAAGTTAGTTTATTTTTCACTTAAGCCATCAATTAATGGATAAAGTTCTTTGTCTTCGGTTTCAATTCTTGTTAAAAGAGCATTTAATATTTCATTTGTATCTTTAATAAAATCTGTTAAGTTGTTTTTAATCTTTGTTTTATCTAGCCAGTTTTCCATATAAAAATTAAATTTAGGTAAAAGTCCACCAATATCATGTTTATATTTTGTGGCTAGGCTACTAATAGTGCTATCACTAGAGATCATTAGCCGAGGGTATATTTCTCTATCTTCTAATCCTACGTGTTCACGCACTTTTCCAGCTAAGATTCTTAAAGAAATGCTAATATCATCTATATTTTGAGAATCTTTATTAATTGAATTAAGTATTTTTGTAGCCATATCTATAACAATTCTATGTTGGTGTTTAAGTGTTTCTATAATTTGCGGATTTACAATTGACATAGCCCCTCCCATTTATAAAACTTAAAAGATTATTTCTAATAATTAGCTTGGAAGTAATATTAAATAATAAATCTATTAAATAAAACCCTACTAAATAGAAAGTGTGCTTAATTTTAGCTATTTAGTAAACTAGTAGAAAGGAAAAGTAATGAAGCGACATAAAAGCCTTGTTTCGCTCTCACGAGAGCATCATCTTGCACTAGTCCAAGCCTATAATTTACGTTATTTAGGAAGTGAAAAGATAACTTTACCCACTCAAGAAGTTGTGGAAAAATTCCTTTCTTTTTGGGAAGAAGAACTTGTAAAACATTTTCGTAAAGAGGAAGAAATTTTACTTCCTAAGCTAGCAAGATATTCTAAAGATCATATTGGGGAAATTACTCAACTACTTCTAGAACATTTAGACTTAAGATGTCGCTTAGATGAGTTAAAATCTTGTGTTCGAGAAAATCAATTGCCAAGCCTTAGAACACTTAATGAGTTTGGAGAACAACTTTATAAGCATATTAGGTTTGAAGAAGACAAGTTTTTTGCTTTAGTAGAAGAAAATCTACCAGAATCAGAACTAAAACAACTTTTAGAATTATTGGAGAATAATTAACTTCCTTGTCAAAAGAAAATCAAAACACTACACAACCTATTGAAAAACCATCTTCTCAAACGTCGTCTAGGAAAGATTCAAGTGCAGGTGCTTTGCTAGTGGCACTAGGAATATTTTTAAGCCGAATTGCTGGACTAATTAGGGAAAG
Coding sequences within:
- a CDS encoding Uma2 family endonuclease, producing MSTVKTLMTADELLKLHGDGFRYELIEGELKQMSPAGEKHGAAIGRFTSYFGYYVYENDLGIVCGAETGYKLKSNPDTVIAPDVSFTRKSRLKEEELVDKYSTVAPDLVVEVTSPDDYPKKVQRKVKAWLDFGVLVVITINPNKQAINVFRPNSNDITLTESDTLVLDDVVKGFSYPVAKLLLKQK
- a CDS encoding hemerythrin domain-containing protein, with the translated sequence MSIVNPQIIETLKHQHRIVIDMATKILNSINKDSQNIDDISISLRILAGKVREHVGLEDREIYPRLMISSDSTISSLATKYKHDIGGLLPKFNFYMENWLDKTKIKNNLTDFIKDTNEILNALLTRIETEDKELYPLIDGLSEK
- a CDS encoding hemerythrin domain-containing protein, encoding MKRHKSLVSLSREHHLALVQAYNLRYLGSEKITLPTQEVVEKFLSFWEEELVKHFRKEEEILLPKLARYSKDHIGEITQLLLEHLDLRCRLDELKSCVRENQLPSLRTLNEFGEQLYKHIRFEEDKFFALVEENLPESELKQLLELLENN